CTTATctagtacttattttaaaaatactaccaTATTTCATGAAAAATAGATCTCCGTATCAGTTGAAGCAGCTTCTCCTTATATATAATGCTTTTCAAGTAGCGTTTTCGGCATATGCAGTATTCCtagtaagtattaatattgttcgaaatacaaatatgtagtttatatgtTAGTCATAATTCgttaaaataaagtgttttcTTTACAGTATACCAGGTACATATTTAATCATGGTGTTATAACGATAAGATGCCCAAAAGCAGACGATTTAAAAGCAGtaagtctttattattataatttacaaaaaaaagaaaagaaattaaGCGCCTGATAATATATTAGtagcaaaaagtaaatattacaaaaatgctataaataaatttcaggttATTGCAGAAAGCTGGCCttattttatagcaaaacaTATAGATCTTCTAGATACTGTATTTTTTGTTCTCCGTAAGAAGGATAATCAAGTGACTTTCCTCCACGTTCTACATCACACTCTCATGGTTACTTGGACATGGTTCCATCTCATGTACCATCCTACAGACCATTTTGTTGTGGTGGGACTCATTAATAGTTTCGTACACGTATTGATGTATGCTTACTATGGATTATCGTCTTTAGGACCAAAGTACGCAAAGTTTGTGTGGTGGAAAAAACATTTGACCAAAGTTCAATTGGTAAgttataatcttatttaattaaatctgattctacactaaaaatattcctacatacatatttattattgttattcagGAATGTAAATGTACAAGACATTTGGTGATATTAATACTCTACGTTACTAGGGcagctaatttaaaatattattctttatgcATTCGTCATGCTATTTCTTTTTGAATTTTCAATCCCtcaattttgaatttgaatttaattgattgaatgaagattaaacattataattatattcattggtatattttttttgcgtaGATTCATACTCTAAATTAATCTCAGCAAAAGTTCAGgtcatcataataatattatccaaattaattgaattacttaCTCGATAGCTTTAAGTTATGCTAACAAAGTGcagattattttgaaaatattatatactatgaaGAAAAACAGAAGTAGTGCTTGGCGCGGTGAATAATAATctatcattagcattagcatacgcagcccgtaaatgtcccactgctgggataaaggcctcctctccctttgaggagaaggtttggttattccaccacgctgctccaatgcgggttggcggaatacacatgtggcagaatttcgttgaaattagacacatgcaggtttcctcacgatg
This genomic stretch from Vanessa atalanta chromosome 5, ilVanAtal1.2, whole genome shotgun sequence harbors:
- the LOC125064307 gene encoding elongation of very long chain fatty acids protein 7-like, coding for MATGSEELFIVSEDNGSLLVPTWSFGETSVGLAVVIASYLVLILKILPYFMKNRSPYQLKQLLLIYNAFQVAFSAYAVFLYTRYIFNHGVITIRCPKADDLKAVIAESWPYFIAKHIDLLDTVFFVLRKKDNQVTFLHVLHHTLMVTWTWFHLMYHPTDHFVVVGLINSFVHVLMYAYYGLSSLGPKYAKFVWWKKHLTKVQLIQFILVLLNLHYQQKLSPCPIPPMFHYFCLASISSFFFLFMKFYLRSYGTRKEKNIMKNINSIGCNIEVNKTN